The Deltaproteobacteria bacterium genome contains the following window.
GTCTTCAAGAGTCTGGAGACCCCGCTCAGCAGGTCCAGGATTTCAGGAGTCTTGATCCGGTAAAGGATGCGTAAACCGTCTTTCCGGGATTCCAGGATACCGGCCTGCTTCAAGATCGACAGATGTTTGGAGACATTCGCCTGTTCCTGAGAAATGGCGGGAAAAATTTCACAGACGCAACGTTCGCCTTCCTTTAGCAATTCAAGGATTTGCAAACGGGTAGG
Protein-coding sequences here:
- a CDS encoding winged helix-turn-helix transcriptional regulator, with the translated sequence MQKLKKLNPKIYEGQASILKALGQPTRLQILELLKEGERCVCEIFPAISQEQANVSKHLSILKQAGILESRKDGLRILYRIKTPEILDLLSGVSRLLKTQAREQHHLMTQI